A single Syngnathoides biaculeatus isolate LvHL_M chromosome 18, ASM1980259v1, whole genome shotgun sequence DNA region contains:
- the LOC133492002 gene encoding serine/threonine-protein kinase 36-like isoform X7, whose amino-acid sequence MDSYHVLAQVGQGSFGRVHKGMKKFTGQVVALKFMPKMGRSTKELQSLKKEIDIMSNLQHPNIVKLFDSFETETEVVVVTEYAEGQLFQIIEADGSLPESQVCEIACQLVSALYYLHSRRILHRDMKPQNILFDKNGVVKLCDFGFARAMSVSTMVVTSIKGTPLYMSPELVAEKPYDHTADLWALGCILYEIHTGLPPFCADSIFHLGQLIVGDPIQWPKSMSSTCMSFLKGLLIKDPQKRLSWPELLHHPFVADGVRVIQDTDVSSPLTATLDPDMLALKLKQMAEKTSPGHGESRIFRKIREQRNKSHAKKLGDSAKEKKDGLKSERDCAAVVTPLIETTPPVEFASANSTLSSSSLEQIDYPVVTSSHQVRAPISPVYEQEFPSVEVGPRLERRTRKSVTTVDSEEYWEKLVEESDPSRQKRDQFNFSTIVSQLKSTMFVFKQQSRFKLSDGVLKDAWRIGQPLKVLQNLILTSDRATTNQIAVELGLPCLLIDMVHNSLENSYFIEQPWSLQILREMMAALLVYWEKNQDLLREDNRLEEFVKPFMRILYQADLSSLAPLAASILSLFTRHKVAVSFDTDMVSSLLKEHVTASHQLQVPLPSGWGLCDGLLSLLLHSLSEDGSGFSCLDPCTFHHLWKRTGTSLAWTTPDTDFCSINVFRCLLTPIQ is encoded by the exons ATGGATTCCTACCACGTTTTGGCTCAAGTCGGCCAGGGCTCGTTTGGTCGTGTTCATAAAGGAATGAAAAAGTTTACAGGCCAA GTGGTCGCTCTGAAGTTCATGCCAAAGATGGGACGTTCAACTAAAGAGCTGCAAAGTTTAAAGAAGGAAATTGATATAATGAGTAACCTGCAGCATCCCAACATTGTGAAACTTTTTGACAGCTTTGAAACTGAAACAGAG GTGGTGGTTGTGACCGAGTATGCAGAGGGTCAGTTGTTTCAGATCATTGAAGCTGACGGCAGTCTACCAGAAAGTCAG gTTTGCGAGATTGCCTGCCAGCTCGTCTCCGCTCTGTATTATTTGCACTCCCGCCGTATTCTTCATCGAGACATGAAACCACAAAATATCCTTTTTGATAAAAACGGCGTGGTGAAACTGTGTGACTTTGG GTTTGCAAGGGCAATGAGCGTCTCCACCATGGTAGTTACATCTATCAAGGGAACACCCCTGTACATGTCCCCTGAGCTAGTAGCCGAGAAGCCTTATGACCACACCGCTGACCTCTGGGCGCTAGGCTGCATTCTTTATGAAATCCACACCGGGTTGCCTCCATTCTGTGCCGATTCCATCTTCCACTTGGGCCAGCTCATTGTGGGAGACCCTATCCAATGGCCAAAGTCTATGAGCAGCACGTGCATG AGTTTCCTTAAAGGTTTGTTAATCAAAGACCCCCAGAAGCGACTGTCATGGCCTGAACTCCTGCATCATCCTTTTGTTGCCGATGGTGTTCGAG TCATTCAAGACACGGATGTTTCCAGTCCTCTGACGGCCACCCTTGACCCAGACATGCTTGCACTGAAACTGAAGCAAATGGCAGAAAAGACATCACCCGGTCATGGAGAGAGCAGAATATTTCGAAAGATTCGGGAGCAAAGAAACAAAAGTCACGCAAAGAAACTGGGTGACAGTGCTAAA GAAAAGAAAGATGGTCTCAAATCTGAAAGAGATTGTGCGGCAGTAGTCACGCCCCTTATAGAGACGACCCCCCCTGTTGAATTCGCTTCCGCTAATTCAACTCTTTCATCTTCGAGTCTGGAACAAATCGACTATCCTGTGGTTACATCAAGTCATCAAGTCAG GGCTCCGATCAGTCCAGTCTATGAACAAGAGTTCCCCTCAGTTGAGGTCGGCCCGCGACTAGAACGAAGGACACGCAAAAGTGTCACA acagTTGACAGTGAGGAATATTGGGAGAAGCTTGTTGAGGAGTCCGATCCAAGCCGACAAAAACGAGACCAATTCAACTTCAGCACTATCGTGTCTCAACTGAAATCCACCATGTTCGTGTTCAAGCAGCAG TCTCGCTTTAAGCTGAGTGACGGTGTCCTAAAAGATGCATGGCGCATTGGCCAGCCGCTGAAGGTCTTGCAGAACCTGATTCTAACCTCTGACCGTGCCACGACGAACCAGATAGCTGTTGAACTTGGACTGCCATGTCTCCTCATTGACATGGTCCACAACTCTTTGGAAAACTCATATTTCATTGAG CAGCCGTGGAGTCTACAAATACTTCGAGAAATGATGGCTGCGCTGCTGGTCTACTGGGAGAAGAACCAAGACTTGTTGAGGGAAGACAATAG ACTTGAAGAATTCGTCAAGCCCTTCATGAGAATTCTTTATCAAGCAGACCTCAGTTCTTTAGCT CCGCTGGCTGCCTCCATTTTGTCCCTCTTTACTCGACACAAGGTTGCTGTCAGCTTTGACACGGACATGGTCAGCTCCTTGCTGAAAGAACATGTGACTGCTTCACATCAG CTGCAGGTTCCACTGCCATCAGGCTGGGGACTCTGTGATGGCCTCCTGTCTTTACTTTTGCATTCTCTTTCTGAG GATGGCTCTGGATTTTCATGTTTGGATCCATGTACATTTCATCATCTTTGGAAAAGGACTGGAACGTCATTAGCATGGACTACGCCAGACACAGATTTCTGTTCCATCAACG TCTTTCGTTGTTTGCTGACTCCAATCCAGTGA
- the LOC133492002 gene encoding serine/threonine-protein kinase 36-like isoform X4, translated as MDSYHVLAQVGQGSFGRVHKGMKKFTGQVVALKFMPKMGRSTKELQSLKKEIDIMSNLQHPNIVKLFDSFETETEVVVVTEYAEGQLFQIIEADGSLPESQVCEIACQLVSALYYLHSRRILHRDMKPQNILFDKNGVVKLCDFGFARAMSVSTMVVTSIKGTPLYMSPELVAEKPYDHTADLWALGCILYEIHTGLPPFCADSIFHLGQLIVGDPIQWPKSMSSTCMSFLKGLLIKDPQKRLSWPELLHHPFVADGVRVIQDTDVSSPLTATLDPDMLALKLKQMAEKTSPGHGESRIFRKIREQRNKSHAKKLGDSAKEKKDGLKSERDCAAVVTPLIETTPPVEFASANSTLSSSSLEQIDYPVVTSSHQVRAPISPVYEQEFPSVEVGPRLERRTRKSVTTVDSEEYWEKLVEESDPSRQKRDQFNFSTIVSQLKSTMFVFKQQPLKVLQNLILTSDRATTNQIAVELGLPCLLIDMVHNSLENSYFIEQPWSLQILREMMAALLVYWEKNQDLLREDNRLEEFVKPFMRILYQADLSSLAPLAASILSLFTRHKVAVSFDTDMVSSLLKEHVTASHQLQVPLPSGWGLCDGLLSLLLHSLSEDGSGFSCLDPCTFHHLWKRTGTSLAWTTPDTDFCSINGLYFLMSATLLVFCNDPYSYISLFYERKSTFIYTLSWVLSSQCLSLFADSNPVKSEVSSKHESFIQLSCHFLCLPFALDITAHNGSRILQLYDSCGVVRGLLQVIETLPVSSVELPLSLLRRLLLCDHQHALSRLFKAAHGFFSAPAFTPSGQQISTRTASSLLSDLLQLDDLGDSAVELLSLLYLITSFCPNSGCLHVYLEPSVLHQALAHSYDPIKAGTCRVLGKLHPFNSPKPHNLHPNILKSMVDLLEDSNVHVRQAACLSVGKWLGYIALEAGFSTRRPNGNVGNNPERLKAEHNDAHRGSSRATHIAMVTVEKELPKELRPWLEEARMTGATLASLTSDPDAHTRLHACAALGNLLHIEGAVPELLEENVSKLLLRTACTDSHKAVREAAIATLNLYTQQESIIQVLQSQSAGKKLLLASEHVPFECESFIRQLKGN; from the exons ATGGATTCCTACCACGTTTTGGCTCAAGTCGGCCAGGGCTCGTTTGGTCGTGTTCATAAAGGAATGAAAAAGTTTACAGGCCAA GTGGTCGCTCTGAAGTTCATGCCAAAGATGGGACGTTCAACTAAAGAGCTGCAAAGTTTAAAGAAGGAAATTGATATAATGAGTAACCTGCAGCATCCCAACATTGTGAAACTTTTTGACAGCTTTGAAACTGAAACAGAG GTGGTGGTTGTGACCGAGTATGCAGAGGGTCAGTTGTTTCAGATCATTGAAGCTGACGGCAGTCTACCAGAAAGTCAG gTTTGCGAGATTGCCTGCCAGCTCGTCTCCGCTCTGTATTATTTGCACTCCCGCCGTATTCTTCATCGAGACATGAAACCACAAAATATCCTTTTTGATAAAAACGGCGTGGTGAAACTGTGTGACTTTGG GTTTGCAAGGGCAATGAGCGTCTCCACCATGGTAGTTACATCTATCAAGGGAACACCCCTGTACATGTCCCCTGAGCTAGTAGCCGAGAAGCCTTATGACCACACCGCTGACCTCTGGGCGCTAGGCTGCATTCTTTATGAAATCCACACCGGGTTGCCTCCATTCTGTGCCGATTCCATCTTCCACTTGGGCCAGCTCATTGTGGGAGACCCTATCCAATGGCCAAAGTCTATGAGCAGCACGTGCATG AGTTTCCTTAAAGGTTTGTTAATCAAAGACCCCCAGAAGCGACTGTCATGGCCTGAACTCCTGCATCATCCTTTTGTTGCCGATGGTGTTCGAG TCATTCAAGACACGGATGTTTCCAGTCCTCTGACGGCCACCCTTGACCCAGACATGCTTGCACTGAAACTGAAGCAAATGGCAGAAAAGACATCACCCGGTCATGGAGAGAGCAGAATATTTCGAAAGATTCGGGAGCAAAGAAACAAAAGTCACGCAAAGAAACTGGGTGACAGTGCTAAA GAAAAGAAAGATGGTCTCAAATCTGAAAGAGATTGTGCGGCAGTAGTCACGCCCCTTATAGAGACGACCCCCCCTGTTGAATTCGCTTCCGCTAATTCAACTCTTTCATCTTCGAGTCTGGAACAAATCGACTATCCTGTGGTTACATCAAGTCATCAAGTCAG GGCTCCGATCAGTCCAGTCTATGAACAAGAGTTCCCCTCAGTTGAGGTCGGCCCGCGACTAGAACGAAGGACACGCAAAAGTGTCACA acagTTGACAGTGAGGAATATTGGGAGAAGCTTGTTGAGGAGTCCGATCCAAGCCGACAAAAACGAGACCAATTCAACTTCAGCACTATCGTGTCTCAACTGAAATCCACCATGTTCGTGTTCAAGCAGCAG CCGCTGAAGGTCTTGCAGAACCTGATTCTAACCTCTGACCGTGCCACGACGAACCAGATAGCTGTTGAACTTGGACTGCCATGTCTCCTCATTGACATGGTCCACAACTCTTTGGAAAACTCATATTTCATTGAG CAGCCGTGGAGTCTACAAATACTTCGAGAAATGATGGCTGCGCTGCTGGTCTACTGGGAGAAGAACCAAGACTTGTTGAGGGAAGACAATAG ACTTGAAGAATTCGTCAAGCCCTTCATGAGAATTCTTTATCAAGCAGACCTCAGTTCTTTAGCT CCGCTGGCTGCCTCCATTTTGTCCCTCTTTACTCGACACAAGGTTGCTGTCAGCTTTGACACGGACATGGTCAGCTCCTTGCTGAAAGAACATGTGACTGCTTCACATCAG CTGCAGGTTCCACTGCCATCAGGCTGGGGACTCTGTGATGGCCTCCTGTCTTTACTTTTGCATTCTCTTTCTGAG GATGGCTCTGGATTTTCATGTTTGGATCCATGTACATTTCATCATCTTTGGAAAAGGACTGGAACGTCATTAGCATGGACTACGCCAGACACAGATTTCTGTTCCATCAACG gacTTTATTTTCTCATGTCTGCCACACTGTTGGTCTTCTGCAATGACCCATATTCATATATTTCACTGTTTTACGAGAGAAAATCAACATTCATATACACTCTAAGCTGGGTGCTGAGCTCTCAATG TCTTTCGTTGTTTGCTGACTCCAATCCAGTGAAATCAGAAGTGAGTTCCAAACACGAGAGCTTTATCCAGTTGAGCTGCCACTTCCTTTGCCTTCCATTTGCTTTGGACATAACTGCACACAATGGTTCCAGGATACTGCAGTTGTATGACAGCTGTGGTGTTGTGAGAGGACTTTTGCAG GTTATTGAAACACTACCTGTTTCATCAGTGGAGCTGCCACTCTCACTTCTCCGCCGCTTGTTGTTGTGTGACCATCAGCATGCTCTCTCCCGCCTCTTTAAGGCTGCTCATGGCTTTTTCTCAGCACCGGCATTCACTCCATCGGGTCAGCAGATATCGACCAGAACCGCCAGTTCTTTACTCTCTGATTTGCTGCAACTGGATGATCTTGGGGACTCTGCTGTAGAACTACTATCTCTGTTATACCTCATCACCTCCTTTTGTCCTAATTCTGGTTGCCTCCATGTTTACCTTGAACCCTCTGTGTTGCACCAAGCGCTCGCTCACTCTTATGACCCGATCAAGGCTGGCACATGCAGGGTTTTGGGAAAGCTGCATCCATTCAACTCTCCTAAACCGCACAATTTGCATCCTAACATACTCAAAAGTATGGTAGACCTTCTTGAGGATTCTAATGTCCATGTGCGGCAGGCGGCTTGCTTATCAGTTGGGAAATGGTTGGGTTATATTGCACTGGAGGCAGGGTTTAGCACAAGACGTCCCAATGGAAATGTAGGCAACAATCCAGAGAGATTAAAAGCAGAGCACAACGATGCACACAGGGGTTCAAGCAGGGCAACACACATTGCCATGGTGACAGTAGAAAAAGAATTACCTAAAGAGTTGAGACCGTGGCTTGAAGAAGCCAGGATGACGGGGGCAACACTGGCATCACTGACCTCTGACCCGGATGCCCACACTCGTCTACACGCCTGTGCGGCTCTGGGAAACCTGCTACACATTGAAGGTGCAGTACCTGAGCTGCTGGAAGAGAACGTGTCCAAATTACTTCTGAGAACCGCATGCACAGATTCCCACAAGGCAGTGAGAGAAGCTGCCATTGCAACATTGAACCTGTACACTCAGCAAGAATCAATAATACAG gttCTGCAATCCCAAAGTGCTGGAAAGAAACTTCTTCTGGCATCAGAGCATGTACCTTTTGAATGTGAATCTTTCATCAGACAACTCAAAGGCAACTGA
- the LOC133492002 gene encoding serine/threonine-protein kinase 36-like isoform X6: protein MDSYHVLAQVGQGSFGRVHKGMKKFTGQVVALKFMPKMGRSTKELQSLKKEIDIMSNLQHPNIVKLFDSFETETEVVVVTEYAEGQLFQIIEADGSLPESQVCEIACQLVSALYYLHSRRILHRDMKPQNILFDKNGVVKLCDFGFARAMSVSTMVVTSIKGTPLYMSPELVAEKPYDHTADLWALGCILYEIHTGLPPFCADSIFHLGQLIVGDPIQWPKSMSSTCMSFLKGLLIKDPQKRLSWPELLHHPFVADGVRVIQDTDVSSPLTATLDPDMLALKLKQMAEKTSPGHGESRIFRKIREQRNKSHAKKLGDSAKEKKDGLKSERDCAAVVTPLIETTPPVEFASANSTLSSSSLEQIDYPVVTSSHQVRAPISPVYEQEFPSVEVGPRLERRTRKSVTTVDSEEYWEKLVEESDPSRQKRDQFNFSTIVSQLKSTMFVFKQQSRFKLSDGVLKDAWRIGQPLKVLQNLILTSDRATTNQIAVELGLPCLLIDMVHNSLENSYFIEQPWSLQILREMMAALLVYWEKNQDLLREDNRLEEFVKPFMRILYQADLSSLAPLAASILSLFTRHKVAVSFDTDMVSSLLKEHVTASHQLQVPLPSGWGLCDGLLSLLLHSLSEDGSGFSCLDPCTFHHLWKRTGTSLAWTTPDTDFCSINGLYFLMSATLLVFCNDPYSYISLFYERKSTFIYTLSWVLSSQCLSLFADSNPVKSEVSSKHESFIQLSCHFLCLPFALDITAHNGSRILQLYDSCGVVRGLLQVKRTANIIQW, encoded by the exons ATGGATTCCTACCACGTTTTGGCTCAAGTCGGCCAGGGCTCGTTTGGTCGTGTTCATAAAGGAATGAAAAAGTTTACAGGCCAA GTGGTCGCTCTGAAGTTCATGCCAAAGATGGGACGTTCAACTAAAGAGCTGCAAAGTTTAAAGAAGGAAATTGATATAATGAGTAACCTGCAGCATCCCAACATTGTGAAACTTTTTGACAGCTTTGAAACTGAAACAGAG GTGGTGGTTGTGACCGAGTATGCAGAGGGTCAGTTGTTTCAGATCATTGAAGCTGACGGCAGTCTACCAGAAAGTCAG gTTTGCGAGATTGCCTGCCAGCTCGTCTCCGCTCTGTATTATTTGCACTCCCGCCGTATTCTTCATCGAGACATGAAACCACAAAATATCCTTTTTGATAAAAACGGCGTGGTGAAACTGTGTGACTTTGG GTTTGCAAGGGCAATGAGCGTCTCCACCATGGTAGTTACATCTATCAAGGGAACACCCCTGTACATGTCCCCTGAGCTAGTAGCCGAGAAGCCTTATGACCACACCGCTGACCTCTGGGCGCTAGGCTGCATTCTTTATGAAATCCACACCGGGTTGCCTCCATTCTGTGCCGATTCCATCTTCCACTTGGGCCAGCTCATTGTGGGAGACCCTATCCAATGGCCAAAGTCTATGAGCAGCACGTGCATG AGTTTCCTTAAAGGTTTGTTAATCAAAGACCCCCAGAAGCGACTGTCATGGCCTGAACTCCTGCATCATCCTTTTGTTGCCGATGGTGTTCGAG TCATTCAAGACACGGATGTTTCCAGTCCTCTGACGGCCACCCTTGACCCAGACATGCTTGCACTGAAACTGAAGCAAATGGCAGAAAAGACATCACCCGGTCATGGAGAGAGCAGAATATTTCGAAAGATTCGGGAGCAAAGAAACAAAAGTCACGCAAAGAAACTGGGTGACAGTGCTAAA GAAAAGAAAGATGGTCTCAAATCTGAAAGAGATTGTGCGGCAGTAGTCACGCCCCTTATAGAGACGACCCCCCCTGTTGAATTCGCTTCCGCTAATTCAACTCTTTCATCTTCGAGTCTGGAACAAATCGACTATCCTGTGGTTACATCAAGTCATCAAGTCAG GGCTCCGATCAGTCCAGTCTATGAACAAGAGTTCCCCTCAGTTGAGGTCGGCCCGCGACTAGAACGAAGGACACGCAAAAGTGTCACA acagTTGACAGTGAGGAATATTGGGAGAAGCTTGTTGAGGAGTCCGATCCAAGCCGACAAAAACGAGACCAATTCAACTTCAGCACTATCGTGTCTCAACTGAAATCCACCATGTTCGTGTTCAAGCAGCAG TCTCGCTTTAAGCTGAGTGACGGTGTCCTAAAAGATGCATGGCGCATTGGCCAGCCGCTGAAGGTCTTGCAGAACCTGATTCTAACCTCTGACCGTGCCACGACGAACCAGATAGCTGTTGAACTTGGACTGCCATGTCTCCTCATTGACATGGTCCACAACTCTTTGGAAAACTCATATTTCATTGAG CAGCCGTGGAGTCTACAAATACTTCGAGAAATGATGGCTGCGCTGCTGGTCTACTGGGAGAAGAACCAAGACTTGTTGAGGGAAGACAATAG ACTTGAAGAATTCGTCAAGCCCTTCATGAGAATTCTTTATCAAGCAGACCTCAGTTCTTTAGCT CCGCTGGCTGCCTCCATTTTGTCCCTCTTTACTCGACACAAGGTTGCTGTCAGCTTTGACACGGACATGGTCAGCTCCTTGCTGAAAGAACATGTGACTGCTTCACATCAG CTGCAGGTTCCACTGCCATCAGGCTGGGGACTCTGTGATGGCCTCCTGTCTTTACTTTTGCATTCTCTTTCTGAG GATGGCTCTGGATTTTCATGTTTGGATCCATGTACATTTCATCATCTTTGGAAAAGGACTGGAACGTCATTAGCATGGACTACGCCAGACACAGATTTCTGTTCCATCAACG gacTTTATTTTCTCATGTCTGCCACACTGTTGGTCTTCTGCAATGACCCATATTCATATATTTCACTGTTTTACGAGAGAAAATCAACATTCATATACACTCTAAGCTGGGTGCTGAGCTCTCAATG TCTTTCGTTGTTTGCTGACTCCAATCCAGTGAAATCAGAAGTGAGTTCCAAACACGAGAGCTTTATCCAGTTGAGCTGCCACTTCCTTTGCCTTCCATTTGCTTTGGACATAACTGCACACAATGGTTCCAGGATACTGCAGTTGTATGACAGCTGTGGTGTTGTGAGAGGACTTTTGCAGGTTAAACGCACCGCAAACATAATTCAATGGTGA
- the LOC133492002 gene encoding serine/threonine-protein kinase 36-like isoform X1 has translation MDSYHVLAQVGQGSFGRVHKGMKKFTGQVVALKFMPKMGRSTKELQSLKKEIDIMSNLQHPNIVKLFDSFETETEVVVVTEYAEGQLFQIIEADGSLPESQVCEIACQLVSALYYLHSRRILHRDMKPQNILFDKNGVVKLCDFGFARAMSVSTMVVTSIKGTPLYMSPELVAEKPYDHTADLWALGCILYEIHTGLPPFCADSIFHLGQLIVGDPIQWPKSMSSTCMSFLKGLLIKDPQKRLSWPELLHHPFVADGVRVIQDTDVSSPLTATLDPDMLALKLKQMAEKTSPGHGESRIFRKIREQRNKSHAKKLGDSAKEKKDGLKSERDCAAVVTPLIETTPPVEFASANSTLSSSSLEQIDYPVVTSSHQVRAPISPVYEQEFPSVEVGPRLERRTRKSVTTVDSEEYWEKLVEESDPSRQKRDQFNFSTIVSQLKSTMFVFKQQSRFKLSDGVLKDAWRIGQPLKVLQNLILTSDRATTNQIAVELGLPCLLIDMVHNSLENSYFIEQPWSLQILREMMAALLVYWEKNQDLLREDNRLEEFVKPFMRILYQADLSSLAPLAASILSLFTRHKVAVSFDTDMVSSLLKEHVTASHQLQVPLPSGWGLCDGLLSLLLHSLSEDGSGFSCLDPCTFHHLWKRTGTSLAWTTPDTDFCSINGLYFLMSATLLVFCNDPYSYISLFYERKSTFIYTLSWVLSSQCLSLFADSNPVKSEVSSKHESFIQLSCHFLCLPFALDITAHNGSRILQLYDSCGVVRGLLQVIETLPVSSVELPLSLLRRLLLCDHQHALSRLFKAAHGFFSAPAFTPSGQQISTRTASSLLSDLLQLDDLGDSAVELLSLLYLITSFCPNSGCLHVYLEPSVLHQALAHSYDPIKAGTCRVLGKLHPFNSPKPHNLHPNILKSMVDLLEDSNVHVRQAACLSVGKWLGYIALEAGFSTRRPNGNVGNNPERLKAEHNDAHRGSSRATHIAMVTVEKELPKELRPWLEEARMTGATLASLTSDPDAHTRLHACAALGNLLHIEGAVPELLEENVSKLLLRTACTDSHKAVREAAIATLNLYTQQESIIQVLQSQSAGKKLLLASEHVPFECESFIRQLKGN, from the exons ATGGATTCCTACCACGTTTTGGCTCAAGTCGGCCAGGGCTCGTTTGGTCGTGTTCATAAAGGAATGAAAAAGTTTACAGGCCAA GTGGTCGCTCTGAAGTTCATGCCAAAGATGGGACGTTCAACTAAAGAGCTGCAAAGTTTAAAGAAGGAAATTGATATAATGAGTAACCTGCAGCATCCCAACATTGTGAAACTTTTTGACAGCTTTGAAACTGAAACAGAG GTGGTGGTTGTGACCGAGTATGCAGAGGGTCAGTTGTTTCAGATCATTGAAGCTGACGGCAGTCTACCAGAAAGTCAG gTTTGCGAGATTGCCTGCCAGCTCGTCTCCGCTCTGTATTATTTGCACTCCCGCCGTATTCTTCATCGAGACATGAAACCACAAAATATCCTTTTTGATAAAAACGGCGTGGTGAAACTGTGTGACTTTGG GTTTGCAAGGGCAATGAGCGTCTCCACCATGGTAGTTACATCTATCAAGGGAACACCCCTGTACATGTCCCCTGAGCTAGTAGCCGAGAAGCCTTATGACCACACCGCTGACCTCTGGGCGCTAGGCTGCATTCTTTATGAAATCCACACCGGGTTGCCTCCATTCTGTGCCGATTCCATCTTCCACTTGGGCCAGCTCATTGTGGGAGACCCTATCCAATGGCCAAAGTCTATGAGCAGCACGTGCATG AGTTTCCTTAAAGGTTTGTTAATCAAAGACCCCCAGAAGCGACTGTCATGGCCTGAACTCCTGCATCATCCTTTTGTTGCCGATGGTGTTCGAG TCATTCAAGACACGGATGTTTCCAGTCCTCTGACGGCCACCCTTGACCCAGACATGCTTGCACTGAAACTGAAGCAAATGGCAGAAAAGACATCACCCGGTCATGGAGAGAGCAGAATATTTCGAAAGATTCGGGAGCAAAGAAACAAAAGTCACGCAAAGAAACTGGGTGACAGTGCTAAA GAAAAGAAAGATGGTCTCAAATCTGAAAGAGATTGTGCGGCAGTAGTCACGCCCCTTATAGAGACGACCCCCCCTGTTGAATTCGCTTCCGCTAATTCAACTCTTTCATCTTCGAGTCTGGAACAAATCGACTATCCTGTGGTTACATCAAGTCATCAAGTCAG GGCTCCGATCAGTCCAGTCTATGAACAAGAGTTCCCCTCAGTTGAGGTCGGCCCGCGACTAGAACGAAGGACACGCAAAAGTGTCACA acagTTGACAGTGAGGAATATTGGGAGAAGCTTGTTGAGGAGTCCGATCCAAGCCGACAAAAACGAGACCAATTCAACTTCAGCACTATCGTGTCTCAACTGAAATCCACCATGTTCGTGTTCAAGCAGCAG TCTCGCTTTAAGCTGAGTGACGGTGTCCTAAAAGATGCATGGCGCATTGGCCAGCCGCTGAAGGTCTTGCAGAACCTGATTCTAACCTCTGACCGTGCCACGACGAACCAGATAGCTGTTGAACTTGGACTGCCATGTCTCCTCATTGACATGGTCCACAACTCTTTGGAAAACTCATATTTCATTGAG CAGCCGTGGAGTCTACAAATACTTCGAGAAATGATGGCTGCGCTGCTGGTCTACTGGGAGAAGAACCAAGACTTGTTGAGGGAAGACAATAG ACTTGAAGAATTCGTCAAGCCCTTCATGAGAATTCTTTATCAAGCAGACCTCAGTTCTTTAGCT CCGCTGGCTGCCTCCATTTTGTCCCTCTTTACTCGACACAAGGTTGCTGTCAGCTTTGACACGGACATGGTCAGCTCCTTGCTGAAAGAACATGTGACTGCTTCACATCAG CTGCAGGTTCCACTGCCATCAGGCTGGGGACTCTGTGATGGCCTCCTGTCTTTACTTTTGCATTCTCTTTCTGAG GATGGCTCTGGATTTTCATGTTTGGATCCATGTACATTTCATCATCTTTGGAAAAGGACTGGAACGTCATTAGCATGGACTACGCCAGACACAGATTTCTGTTCCATCAACG gacTTTATTTTCTCATGTCTGCCACACTGTTGGTCTTCTGCAATGACCCATATTCATATATTTCACTGTTTTACGAGAGAAAATCAACATTCATATACACTCTAAGCTGGGTGCTGAGCTCTCAATG TCTTTCGTTGTTTGCTGACTCCAATCCAGTGAAATCAGAAGTGAGTTCCAAACACGAGAGCTTTATCCAGTTGAGCTGCCACTTCCTTTGCCTTCCATTTGCTTTGGACATAACTGCACACAATGGTTCCAGGATACTGCAGTTGTATGACAGCTGTGGTGTTGTGAGAGGACTTTTGCAG GTTATTGAAACACTACCTGTTTCATCAGTGGAGCTGCCACTCTCACTTCTCCGCCGCTTGTTGTTGTGTGACCATCAGCATGCTCTCTCCCGCCTCTTTAAGGCTGCTCATGGCTTTTTCTCAGCACCGGCATTCACTCCATCGGGTCAGCAGATATCGACCAGAACCGCCAGTTCTTTACTCTCTGATTTGCTGCAACTGGATGATCTTGGGGACTCTGCTGTAGAACTACTATCTCTGTTATACCTCATCACCTCCTTTTGTCCTAATTCTGGTTGCCTCCATGTTTACCTTGAACCCTCTGTGTTGCACCAAGCGCTCGCTCACTCTTATGACCCGATCAAGGCTGGCACATGCAGGGTTTTGGGAAAGCTGCATCCATTCAACTCTCCTAAACCGCACAATTTGCATCCTAACATACTCAAAAGTATGGTAGACCTTCTTGAGGATTCTAATGTCCATGTGCGGCAGGCGGCTTGCTTATCAGTTGGGAAATGGTTGGGTTATATTGCACTGGAGGCAGGGTTTAGCACAAGACGTCCCAATGGAAATGTAGGCAACAATCCAGAGAGATTAAAAGCAGAGCACAACGATGCACACAGGGGTTCAAGCAGGGCAACACACATTGCCATGGTGACAGTAGAAAAAGAATTACCTAAAGAGTTGAGACCGTGGCTTGAAGAAGCCAGGATGACGGGGGCAACACTGGCATCACTGACCTCTGACCCGGATGCCCACACTCGTCTACACGCCTGTGCGGCTCTGGGAAACCTGCTACACATTGAAGGTGCAGTACCTGAGCTGCTGGAAGAGAACGTGTCCAAATTACTTCTGAGAACCGCATGCACAGATTCCCACAAGGCAGTGAGAGAAGCTGCCATTGCAACATTGAACCTGTACACTCAGCAAGAATCAATAATACAG gttCTGCAATCCCAAAGTGCTGGAAAGAAACTTCTTCTGGCATCAGAGCATGTACCTTTTGAATGTGAATCTTTCATCAGACAACTCAAAGGCAACTGA